A single region of the Hoeflea prorocentri genome encodes:
- a CDS encoding TRAP transporter small permease: MKLDHENEASETLPVSGVERAVRLVTLSGAGLAALLVLIVFGVVSYSVFMRYVLGTPVTFSDELNGFIVVAMVALGAGEVLLRGEHFGVDLLTERTGPRTQWLVEVWGMISVILVAAAVLYSAVLMVRFSYDFGIYSEGYLGVRMWIPQGFLLIGMVILILAALARIVTLLTVRRP; this comes from the coding sequence ATGAAGCTGGACCATGAAAACGAAGCCTCTGAGACCTTGCCGGTCTCAGGGGTGGAACGTGCGGTGCGCCTGGTTACGCTTTCCGGAGCGGGCCTGGCCGCATTGCTGGTGCTCATCGTCTTTGGGGTCGTGAGCTACAGCGTTTTCATGCGTTATGTGCTCGGAACACCGGTCACGTTTTCGGATGAACTCAACGGTTTCATTGTCGTAGCCATGGTGGCCCTTGGCGCGGGCGAAGTGCTTTTGCGCGGCGAACATTTCGGGGTCGACCTGCTGACCGAACGCACCGGGCCGCGCACTCAGTGGCTTGTCGAGGTCTGGGGGATGATCAGCGTAATTCTGGTGGCCGCCGCCGTTCTCTATAGCGCTGTGCTCATGGTGCGGTTCTCCTACGATTTCGGTATCTACTCAGAAGGATATCTGGGCGTCCGGATGTGGATACCGCAGGGCTTCCTGCTGATCGGCATGGTGATCCTGATCCTGGCGGCACTTGCCCGGATCGTCACGCTGCTGACGGTGCGCCGGCCATGA
- a CDS encoding TRAP transporter large permease — translation MMTFLILAGLIFLLLTGMPIFAGLGLTSLIIMLLTEGNVNSAADTVFAKLNNGLLTAIPMFAFMAHVMIRAGVVKDLYDAANAMVGHLRGGLGVATILSCTIFAAISGSSVATALTIGSTAIPQMKRFNYRPSYSYGVIAAGGTLGILIPPSGPLILYAIVTEASIGALFLAGLIPGIMMAAIFAGWAMISASFGGAVVAQPFAGMGVIWGRMKQSIWALLMPPVVLGGIYLGIFTATEAASIGCLYALIISVVVYRNFGLRDLWITAFETVRTTAMLFMILAAAALFGHAVTIIRLPIEIVEQVTAIGLSPAMFVVAVMLLILVLGMFLETISIILITTPIVFPVMLALGIDPIWYGILLMINLELALITPPVGMNLFVIKGIAKAPLADVIRGALPYAALMLLGLIIVFVFPALSTWLPKAAGFGG, via the coding sequence ATGATGACTTTTCTGATCCTGGCCGGTTTGATTTTTCTTTTGCTGACCGGCATGCCGATCTTTGCCGGTCTCGGTCTGACCTCGCTGATCATCATGCTCTTGACCGAAGGCAATGTGAACAGCGCAGCCGATACGGTGTTTGCCAAGCTGAACAACGGACTTTTGACGGCCATACCGATGTTCGCCTTCATGGCGCATGTGATGATCCGTGCCGGCGTGGTAAAAGACCTCTATGACGCTGCCAATGCGATGGTAGGCCATTTGCGCGGGGGCCTTGGGGTCGCCACAATCCTCTCCTGCACCATTTTCGCTGCAATTTCCGGATCTTCCGTTGCCACCGCTCTGACCATCGGCTCGACGGCCATCCCGCAGATGAAACGCTTCAACTACCGCCCGAGCTATTCCTATGGTGTTATTGCTGCTGGCGGCACGCTGGGGATCCTGATCCCGCCCTCCGGACCACTCATCCTTTATGCCATCGTAACCGAGGCCTCGATCGGAGCCCTTTTTCTGGCCGGGTTGATTCCGGGTATCATGATGGCAGCCATCTTTGCCGGCTGGGCGATGATCAGCGCGAGCTTCGGCGGCGCGGTAGTCGCTCAGCCCTTTGCAGGCATGGGCGTCATCTGGGGGCGCATGAAGCAGTCGATCTGGGCCCTCTTGATGCCGCCGGTTGTGTTGGGGGGGATATATCTTGGCATTTTTACAGCGACTGAAGCAGCCTCGATCGGGTGCCTCTATGCATTGATCATCAGCGTTGTGGTCTACCGTAATTTCGGCCTGCGTGACCTTTGGATCACCGCGTTCGAGACGGTGCGCACAACTGCCATGCTGTTCATGATTCTCGCGGCTGCCGCGCTGTTTGGTCACGCCGTGACGATCATCCGCCTGCCCATAGAGATCGTCGAACAGGTGACGGCAATCGGCCTCAGCCCCGCCATGTTTGTTGTCGCGGTGATGCTGCTCATTCTTGTGCTGGGCATGTTCCTTGAAACAATCTCGATCATCCTGATCACCACACCAATTGTCTTTCCGGTTATGCTGGCACTTGGCATCGACCCGATCTGGTACGGCATCTTATTGATGATCAACCTCGAGCTTGCGCTTATCACGCCGCCCGTCGGAATGAACCTCTTCGTCATCAAGGGCATCGCAAAAGCCCCGCTGGCCGACGTCATCCGCGGCGCGCTTCCATATGCTGCACTGATGCTTCTTGGCCTGATCATCGTCTTTGTGTTCCCAGCGTTGTCCACATGGCTTCCCAAAGCCGCAGGGTTCGGAGGCTGA
- a CDS encoding alpha/beta hydrolase family protein yields MKHAIGAAVLTGLLCTAALAEDNRVDLVRPDAPELTAHGDSPIGVRTLEVTNTGQVDILKVESANDLPRYDRPLTLEVWYPAAAGTGSGGTYEGVLLRDGVTKVDLKGRAVRDAEPAKVDTGYPLIVISHGYPGNRFLMSHLGENLATKGYVVVSIDHTESTYDNKAAFGSTLVNRSIDQTFVVDTIDIMSKEDGNFLSGLVDASNTGLVGYSMGGYGAVITAGGGVTQASTEYPWGAPAGTLGVHLAGSDSHEALIDPRIKAAVAVAPWGMNTGFWDAKGLSGVRIPMFFISGSDDDVSGYENGTKAIFDLSTNTDRYLLTFEYANHNAGAPIPAPSEAWQPSEHIDFIPFDHYADAVWDNVRMNNITQHFVTAFFGQYLKKDGEMQPYLNLVEKSGDGVYAVEEDGTLKPEHTYWKGFPNRTAKGLSLMHKTKGK; encoded by the coding sequence ATGAAACACGCAATAGGGGCCGCAGTCCTGACCGGACTGCTCTGCACGGCAGCGCTTGCCGAAGACAATCGTGTTGATCTTGTCCGCCCGGACGCGCCAGAGCTGACCGCCCATGGCGACAGCCCGATCGGCGTTCGCACCCTTGAGGTGACCAACACCGGTCAGGTCGACATCCTCAAGGTCGAATCGGCCAACGACCTGCCGCGCTACGACCGGCCGCTGACCCTGGAAGTCTGGTATCCGGCCGCGGCCGGCACCGGTTCCGGAGGCACCTATGAAGGCGTTCTATTGCGCGACGGTGTCACCAAGGTCGACTTGAAGGGCCGCGCTGTCCGCGATGCCGAACCGGCAAAGGTCGACACCGGTTATCCGTTGATCGTCATCTCCCACGGCTATCCCGGCAATCGATTCCTGATGAGCCATCTGGGCGAGAACCTGGCCACGAAGGGCTATGTCGTCGTCTCCATCGATCACACCGAGAGCACCTATGACAACAAGGCGGCCTTCGGTTCGACGCTGGTCAACCGCTCAATCGACCAGACCTTTGTCGTCGATACGATCGACATCATGTCGAAGGAGGACGGGAACTTTCTGAGCGGGCTTGTCGATGCCTCCAATACGGGCCTCGTCGGCTATTCGATGGGCGGCTACGGAGCCGTCATCACCGCCGGCGGCGGCGTCACCCAGGCAAGCACGGAATATCCATGGGGCGCGCCGGCGGGCACCCTTGGTGTTCACCTTGCCGGCAGTGACAGCCATGAGGCGCTGATCGATCCGCGCATCAAGGCTGCGGTTGCCGTTGCGCCCTGGGGCATGAACACCGGTTTCTGGGATGCCAAGGGCCTTTCGGGCGTGCGCATCCCGATGTTCTTCATATCAGGCAGCGATGATGACGTATCTGGTTATGAAAACGGCACCAAGGCGATCTTTGATCTCAGCACCAATACGGACCGCTATCTGCTGACCTTCGAATACGCCAATCACAATGCCGGTGCGCCGATCCCCGCGCCAAGCGAAGCCTGGCAGCCCTCCGAACACATCGATTTCATCCCCTTCGACCACTATGCCGATGCGGTCTGGGACAATGTGCGCATGAACAACATCACGCAGCACTTTGTCACGGCGTTTTTCGGCCAGTATCTGAAGAAGGACGGTGAAATGCAGCCCTATCTCAATCTTGTTGAAAAATCCGGCGACGGCGTCTACGCGGTTGAAGAGGATGGAACCTTGAAGCCCGAGCACACCTACTGGAAAGGTTTCCCCAACCGCACCGCAAAGGGCCTGTCCCTCATGCACAAGACCAAGGGCAAGTAA
- a CDS encoding glycosyltransferase family 39 protein, whose translation MKQFRQDNRLMGLGAAAGQGTGVWIYVILFLLGLAVLVPGITQLPPIDRDEARYIQATKQMVETGDYVDIRFQSEPRYKKPIGVYWLQSLTVGVTGQGAEAPIAAYRAVSVVAVSLAVVALYWIGLHLFGHAAGLIAALMLAGMFGAGFEGRLAKTDSVLLLLCIVAQGCLARIYVANREGQQAPGSLAWVFWIAQGAAIMIKGPIAPLLSALTVLFIIIFDRQRGRAWLTDLKPLRGIGVTLLIALPWLILITWKSGGAFWYEAVGRDMLGKVTSGQESHGAPPGYYIITYSLFVWPFGLIAIIGGTHALRRMFTDPRMMVCVAWYLPFWLVFELVPTKLPHYILPSYPAILLLGGWFLGLAASEAPKPLLWQRILHGFTGFGVIVVTIAFASLAVIVPIYIGGSFSFWSIPVVLLSLMACWFGLGFGLELAPVRRVLVATLAATTAFGVGFSVILPQVDEMWLSRQIVERFEAEKSCPDSVLASVTYHEPSLVFLAGTDTVLGGPDSAARHLLDNPQCAMAAVPEEDAPAFLAALSASDARAEGSEPISGFNYSKGHRRSITLYRIVGQ comes from the coding sequence TTGAAACAATTCAGGCAGGACAATCGGCTTATGGGGCTGGGCGCGGCAGCCGGTCAGGGCACGGGCGTCTGGATCTATGTGATTCTTTTCCTGCTTGGCCTGGCAGTGCTTGTTCCCGGTATCACCCAGCTCCCGCCGATCGATCGTGACGAAGCGCGTTACATCCAGGCTACCAAGCAGATGGTCGAAACCGGCGACTATGTGGACATACGGTTTCAATCCGAGCCGCGCTACAAGAAACCCATCGGCGTCTACTGGCTCCAGTCCCTGACCGTCGGTGTGACGGGACAGGGTGCCGAGGCTCCGATTGCCGCCTATCGCGCTGTTTCGGTGGTTGCCGTATCGCTGGCTGTCGTTGCGCTATACTGGATCGGCCTGCACCTTTTCGGCCATGCGGCGGGCCTGATCGCCGCGCTGATGCTGGCCGGCATGTTCGGCGCGGGGTTTGAGGGACGTCTGGCAAAGACCGATTCAGTCCTGCTTTTGCTGTGCATCGTCGCGCAGGGCTGTCTTGCCCGCATTTATGTCGCCAACCGAGAAGGGCAGCAGGCGCCGGGCTCTCTGGCATGGGTGTTCTGGATCGCGCAGGGCGCGGCCATCATGATCAAAGGACCGATTGCGCCGCTCCTCAGCGCTCTTACGGTTCTTTTCATCATCATCTTCGACCGCCAGCGTGGACGTGCCTGGCTGACCGATCTGAAGCCGCTTCGCGGCATCGGCGTGACACTGTTGATCGCATTGCCCTGGCTGATCCTGATTACCTGGAAGTCCGGCGGAGCCTTCTGGTACGAGGCTGTCGGCCGCGACATGCTGGGCAAGGTCACCAGCGGTCAGGAATCGCACGGTGCGCCGCCCGGATATTACATCATCACCTACTCGCTGTTCGTCTGGCCCTTCGGCCTGATCGCGATCATTGGCGGCACCCATGCCCTAAGGCGCATGTTCACCGATCCCAGAATGATGGTCTGTGTGGCCTGGTATCTGCCGTTCTGGCTGGTTTTCGAGCTCGTTCCCACAAAACTGCCGCACTATATTCTGCCGTCCTATCCGGCGATCCTGCTGTTGGGCGGCTGGTTCCTCGGGCTGGCGGCCAGCGAGGCGCCGAAGCCGCTTTTATGGCAGCGCATCCTGCACGGTTTCACCGGGTTCGGCGTGATTGTTGTGACCATCGCTTTCGCCTCATTGGCGGTCATCGTCCCGATCTATATTGGCGGCAGCTTCTCCTTCTGGAGCATTCCGGTTGTGTTGCTGTCGCTCATGGCGTGCTGGTTCGGCCTCGGTTTCGGATTGGAACTCGCGCCGGTCCGGCGTGTTCTCGTGGCGACGCTGGCGGCGACGACCGCCTTTGGCGTCGGGTTCTCCGTGATCCTTCCGCAGGTCGACGAAATGTGGCTGAGCCGGCAGATCGTCGAGCGGTTCGAGGCTGAAAAATCCTGCCCGGATTCCGTGCTGGCGTCGGTCACCTATCATGAACCGAGCCTCGTTTTTCTAGCCGGCACCGACACGGTGCTCGGCGGCCCTGACAGCGCCGCGCGCCATTTGCTCGACAATCCGCAATGCGCCATGGCGGCCGTGCCCGAGGAGGATGCCCCGGCTTTCCTGGCAGCCCTCAGTGCCAGCGATGCCCGTGCTGAGGGCAGCGAGCCGATTTCCGGTTTCAACTATTCCAAGGGCCACAGGCGGTCGATCACGCTCTACCGTATCGTCGGACAATAG
- a CDS encoding lipid-A-disaccharide synthase N-terminal domain-containing protein has protein sequence MTEIFASLINWFDAVFIQQFDTWVLIGFLAQACFTMRFVVQWIASERAKRSVVPVAFWFFSLFGGGMLFIYAIQRQDPVFIAGQGMGLIIYIRNLWLIANERKAAMAQTD, from the coding sequence ATGACTGAGATTTTTGCGTCCCTGATCAACTGGTTCGACGCGGTCTTCATCCAGCAGTTTGATACCTGGGTGCTGATCGGTTTTCTGGCCCAGGCTTGTTTTACGATGCGATTCGTCGTTCAGTGGATTGCATCCGAACGCGCAAAACGCTCTGTTGTACCCGTTGCTTTCTGGTTTTTTTCGCTCTTTGGCGGCGGCATGCTATTCATTTATGCGATTCAGCGTCAGGATCCGGTGTTCATCGCCGGCCAGGGCATGGGGCTCATCATATACATTCGCAATCTCTGGCTGATTGCCAATGAACGCAAAGCCGCCATGGCACAGACGGATTGA
- a CDS encoding glycosyltransferase family 2 protein — translation MISIVIPCKNEAENIPPLIDEIAEHLGDRDIEVIVVNDGSTDNTAEVLTGEAAKRAFAVRHLRHDASVGQSLSLRSGVLAAAGDVVATIDGDGQNDPKYIGPLVDKLLEGGPAIGIACGQRIKRKDTKLKQLSSRFANWLRGSILNDKTRDSGCGLKAVHTDIFRRLPFFNGTHRFLPALVIQEGYDVVAIDVLDRPRRFGTSNYGILDRGARGALDLFGVWWLKRRRHKMPVVEEIPYD, via the coding sequence ATGATATCGATTGTTATTCCCTGCAAGAACGAGGCTGAGAATATTCCGCCCCTGATAGATGAGATCGCTGAACATCTCGGCGACAGGGACATCGAGGTTATTGTCGTCAATGACGGCTCCACCGACAACACCGCCGAGGTTCTGACGGGCGAGGCCGCCAAACGCGCATTTGCCGTGCGGCACCTGCGCCACGATGCCTCGGTCGGTCAGAGCCTGTCGCTGCGAAGCGGCGTTCTTGCGGCCGCCGGCGACGTGGTCGCCACGATCGACGGCGACGGGCAGAACGACCCGAAATATATCGGCCCGCTCGTCGACAAGCTCCTCGAAGGCGGCCCGGCGATCGGAATTGCCTGCGGGCAGCGCATCAAGCGCAAGGATACCAAACTCAAGCAGCTTTCTTCGCGCTTTGCCAACTGGCTGCGCGGATCGATCCTGAACGACAAGACACGCGATTCCGGCTGCGGGCTGAAGGCCGTTCACACGGACATTTTCCGGCGGCTTCCGTTTTTCAACGGCACGCACCGCTTCCTGCCGGCCCTCGTGATCCAGGAGGGCTATGATGTTGTCGCGATCGATGTTCTGGACCGTCCCCGCCGCTTCGGCACTTCGAATTACGGCATCCTCGACCGTGGTGCGCGCGGCGCACTGGATCTTTTTGGAGTTTGGTGGCTGAAGCGCCGCCGTCACAAGATGCCCGTTGTTGAGGAAATCCCCTATGACTGA
- a CDS encoding long-chain-fatty-acid--CoA ligase, translating into MKGLMQDWPLLCHKIIDHAATYHGDREVVSRSVEGPIHRTNYRNIRDRARQVAKRLEKDGIGFGDRVATMAWNTWRHLEAWYGILGLGAVYHTLNPRLFPDQIAWIMNDAEDRLLFVDLTFLPVVEAVADKVPSLLKVVVLTDSAHMPETKIANAVAYEDWVSEADTDFEWREFEETTAAGMCYTSGTTGDPKGVVYSHRSNVLHAMAAAQPDMLNLASRDRMMPVVPLFHANGWSTAFVCPMVGATMVMPGAGMDGESIYQMLTEERVTMTAAVPTVWLMLLQHMDKIDAALPDLENVVIGGSACPRAITQTFQDTYGVEVIHAWGMTEMSPLGTLCSIKPEYAHLEGEEKLDLQAKQGHPPFTVEMKVTDDENNALPWDGKTFGRLKVRGPAVSSSYYKGRGAEQFDGENWFDTGDVAHIDPHGYMEITDRAKDVIKSGGEWISSIELENLAVGHDDVAEAAVIGIAHPKWDERPLLVIVPKEGCNPDKDNILDFMKGKIAKWWMPDDVAFVEDIPHTATGKIQKTALREQFKDYSFPDT; encoded by the coding sequence ATGAAGGGCTTGATGCAGGATTGGCCGCTGCTCTGTCACAAGATCATAGACCACGCGGCGACCTATCATGGCGACCGGGAAGTTGTTTCACGGTCGGTCGAAGGCCCGATCCATCGAACCAACTACCGCAATATCCGTGACCGTGCCAGACAAGTCGCCAAGCGGCTGGAAAAGGACGGCATCGGTTTTGGAGACAGGGTTGCCACAATGGCGTGGAATACCTGGCGTCACCTTGAGGCCTGGTACGGCATCCTCGGTCTCGGCGCGGTCTACCACACGCTGAACCCCAGACTGTTCCCCGACCAGATTGCCTGGATCATGAATGACGCGGAAGACCGGCTTCTTTTTGTCGACCTGACCTTTCTGCCGGTTGTCGAGGCTGTTGCTGACAAGGTGCCCAGCCTGCTGAAGGTCGTGGTGCTCACGGATAGCGCCCACATGCCGGAAACCAAGATCGCCAATGCCGTCGCCTATGAAGACTGGGTCAGTGAAGCGGACACGGATTTCGAATGGCGCGAGTTCGAGGAAACGACCGCTGCGGGCATGTGTTACACCTCCGGAACAACGGGCGATCCGAAGGGTGTCGTCTATTCGCACCGTTCCAATGTTCTCCACGCGATGGCCGCCGCCCAGCCGGATATGCTCAATCTGGCATCACGCGACCGCATGATGCCGGTCGTTCCGCTGTTTCACGCCAATGGCTGGTCGACAGCCTTTGTATGCCCGATGGTCGGTGCAACCATGGTGATGCCGGGCGCCGGCATGGACGGTGAATCGATCTACCAGATGCTGACCGAGGAGCGGGTGACCATGACGGCCGCCGTTCCAACCGTTTGGCTGATGCTCTTGCAGCATATGGACAAGATCGATGCCGCCCTGCCGGATCTGGAGAATGTGGTCATCGGCGGCTCCGCCTGCCCGCGTGCCATAACCCAGACGTTTCAGGATACATACGGCGTCGAGGTCATTCACGCCTGGGGCATGACCGAGATGAGCCCGCTTGGAACGCTCTGCTCGATCAAACCCGAATATGCCCATCTTGAGGGTGAGGAAAAGCTCGATCTGCAGGCCAAGCAAGGCCACCCGCCTTTTACGGTGGAAATGAAAGTGACGGATGACGAGAACAACGCGCTGCCCTGGGACGGCAAGACGTTCGGCCGCCTGAAGGTACGGGGCCCGGCGGTTTCGTCGTCCTACTACAAGGGGCGCGGGGCCGAACAGTTCGATGGCGAGAACTGGTTCGATACGGGCGATGTCGCCCATATCGACCCCCATGGCTACATGGAGATCACCGACCGGGCAAAGGACGTGATCAAGTCGGGCGGCGAGTGGATATCGTCCATCGAGCTGGAAAACCTGGCGGTCGGCCATGACGACGTTGCCGAAGCCGCCGTTATCGGCATTGCCCATCCGAAATGGGACGAACGACCGCTTCTTGTCATTGTGCCGAAAGAGGGATGCAACCCTGACAAGGACAACATTCTCGATTTCATGAAAGGCAAGATCGCCAAATGGTGGATGCCCGACGATGTAGCGTTTGTCGAGGACATTCCCCACACGGCCACCGGCAAGATACAGAAGACCGCGCTGCGCGAGCAGTTCAAGGACTACAGTTTCCCGGATACCTGA
- a CDS encoding DUF2177 family protein, which produces MVPFLKTYLVTAIVFLAVDYVWLARVAGGFYRTQLGAHMLDQPRLGVAAVFYIFYVAGIVVFAVLPAMKEQSLLMALLLGGLLGGVAYGTYDVTNYATLRNWPLAVLVVDISWGIVLTSVSAAAGYTITRML; this is translated from the coding sequence ATGGTCCCTTTCCTGAAAACATACCTGGTGACGGCGATAGTCTTTCTGGCTGTCGATTATGTATGGTTGGCGCGCGTTGCCGGCGGTTTCTACCGCACGCAACTGGGTGCGCACATGCTTGACCAGCCGCGGCTTGGCGTGGCGGCGGTCTTCTACATATTCTATGTCGCCGGTATTGTCGTTTTCGCCGTTTTGCCGGCCATGAAGGAGCAATCGCTTCTGATGGCGCTGCTGCTTGGCGGCCTGCTTGGCGGTGTTGCCTACGGCACCTATGACGTCACCAATTACGCCACATTGCGGAACTGGCCGCTTGCTGTGCTTGTCGTGGACATTAGCTGGGGCATTGTCCTTACGTCGGTGTCGGCTGCGGCGGGTTATACAATAACCAGGATGCTGTGA
- a CDS encoding NAD(P)/FAD-dependent oxidoreductase, whose translation MRKLNIAVVGGGISGLSAAWLLSKGHNVTLFERAGTLGGHAHTVDVETRDGPVPVDTGFIVFNKANYPNLCALFRHLDVACASTEMSFSLTHDFGRYEYAGSGKGYFGQRRNIASVHHWMMLKEINRFFRNAQRRIGLYHADTSLGAFLEAEHYSRDFIQDHIIPMGAAIWSTSMDRMLDFPARAFIDFYANHGLLQFKNRPNWNTVLGGSRTYVDKMVTDSSFQTVLGADIAAITRRPDRVLIAMRDGVTQLFDHVVMAAHADQSLKLLGDADGAETALLGAFPYQENTAVLHRDEQWMPKRSRLWSSWNYIKAGRTAGDELCVSYWMNRLQALPTRDNLFVTLNPIRAIREDAIIEEMTYDHPVFTAEAFRAQESMPTLQGYRRTWYCGSYLGYGFHEDGIASGLAVAEKLGGLARPWANDPEYDLRRTGFDEYLQVAE comes from the coding sequence TTGCGTAAACTGAACATTGCGGTTGTCGGCGGCGGAATATCAGGGCTTTCCGCGGCCTGGCTATTGAGCAAAGGCCACAATGTCACCTTGTTCGAACGTGCCGGCACCCTTGGCGGGCATGCCCACACGGTCGACGTTGAAACACGAGACGGACCGGTGCCGGTCGATACCGGGTTCATCGTTTTCAACAAAGCCAACTATCCCAATTTGTGTGCGCTTTTCCGTCACCTCGACGTGGCGTGCGCGAGCACGGAGATGAGCTTCTCGCTGACCCATGATTTCGGTCGCTATGAATATGCAGGTTCGGGAAAAGGGTATTTTGGCCAGCGCCGCAACATTGCCAGCGTCCACCACTGGATGATGCTGAAGGAAATCAATCGCTTTTTCCGCAACGCCCAACGCCGGATCGGCCTCTACCATGCCGATACCTCACTTGGCGCGTTTCTGGAGGCCGAACATTATTCGCGCGACTTTATCCAGGATCACATCATTCCGATGGGCGCTGCGATCTGGTCAACCTCCATGGACCGCATGCTGGATTTCCCGGCTCGTGCCTTCATCGATTTTTATGCCAATCATGGCTTGCTGCAATTTAAGAACCGACCGAACTGGAACACGGTTCTTGGCGGCAGCAGAACCTATGTCGACAAGATGGTTACCGACAGTTCCTTCCAGACCGTGCTTGGTGCGGACATAGCCGCCATCACGCGGCGGCCCGACCGCGTTTTGATTGCGATGAGGGACGGCGTCACGCAGCTCTTCGATCATGTGGTCATGGCAGCCCATGCCGACCAGTCGCTGAAACTTCTTGGTGACGCTGATGGTGCGGAAACCGCGCTACTGGGTGCCTTCCCCTATCAGGAAAACACCGCCGTCCTGCACCGGGACGAGCAGTGGATGCCAAAGCGAAGCCGTCTGTGGTCAAGTTGGAACTATATCAAGGCAGGCCGCACTGCCGGGGACGAGTTGTGCGTGAGCTACTGGATGAACCGCCTGCAGGCCCTGCCGACGCGCGACAATCTCTTCGTCACACTCAATCCGATCCGGGCGATCCGCGAGGACGCCATCATCGAAGAAATGACCTACGACCACCCGGTGTTCACAGCCGAGGCGTTCCGCGCCCAGGAGAGCATGCCTACGCTGCAGGGCTACCGACGCACCTGGTATTGCGGCAGCTATCTGGGATACGGTTTCCATGAAGACGGGATTGCAAGCGGGCTGGCAGTCGCCGAGAAGCTTGGCGGTCTGGCGCGGCCATGGGCCAACGACCCTGAATATGATCTGCGGCGCACCGGGTTCGACGAATATTTACAGGTCGCGGAGTGA
- a CDS encoding DUF1365 domain-containing protein, protein MSETEAIYAGTVMHRRLRPKPHAFKYSVFSILIDIDRLEQLGKRLRLFSHNRFNLYSVHDRDHGNGDGLKPHLTHVACEALGTDAAQRFLMLCYPRVLGYVFNPLTVYYGIDEQGRTVVMIYEVSNTFGERHTYAIPVDNADDHVMRQSCEKVFHVSPFNEVRGRYAFKTRMPGKRANVAILLHDEDGPLLAAQFSGERRPLSDRTLVKMFIRHGAMTLKVWAGIHYEALKLWGKGLPLFKKPSPPETPVTVPPRRHNHKRLAA, encoded by the coding sequence ATGAGCGAAACCGAAGCCATTTATGCGGGAACCGTGATGCACCGGCGTCTGCGGCCAAAGCCGCATGCCTTCAAATATTCGGTGTTCTCCATACTCATTGATATCGACCGGCTCGAACAGCTCGGCAAACGCCTGCGGCTGTTCTCGCACAATCGCTTCAACCTTTATTCCGTGCACGATCGCGATCACGGGAACGGTGATGGCCTGAAGCCGCATTTGACGCACGTCGCATGCGAGGCCCTGGGAACCGACGCGGCGCAGCGCTTCCTGATGCTGTGTTATCCGCGCGTCCTCGGCTACGTGTTCAATCCGCTGACCGTCTATTACGGCATTGATGAACAAGGCCGCACGGTCGTGATGATATACGAGGTCAGCAATACGTTTGGCGAGCGCCATACTTACGCGATACCGGTAGATAACGCAGACGACCATGTCATGCGCCAGAGCTGCGAAAAGGTCTTTCATGTCTCGCCGTTCAACGAGGTGCGCGGGCGATACGCTTTCAAGACACGCATGCCCGGCAAACGGGCGAATGTCGCAATCCTGCTTCACGATGAAGACGGGCCGCTGCTCGCGGCGCAGTTTTCCGGCGAGCGCAGGCCGCTATCCGACAGAACGCTTGTAAAGATGTTCATCCGCCACGGCGCGATGACGCTGAAGGTCTGGGCGGGTATTCACTATGAAGCGTTGAAGCTTTGGGGCAAAGGGCTTCCGTTGTTCAAAAAGCCGTCGCCGCCGGAGACGCCCGTCACCGTGCCGCCACGCCGCCATAACCACAAACGGCTCGCAGCGTAA